The Parcubacteria group bacterium genomic interval TGTTAACAAAGTCATTTTGGTGGGGCGTCTCACCAGGGATCCGGAAGTGCGAACCACTCCGTCTGGTCAAACCGTAGCCTCAATTGGCCTCGCTACAGGAAGGACTTGGACTGATAAGCAGGGGCAGAAACAGGAAAAAACCGAATTTCATAATGTGGTTATGTGGGGAAGAACGGCCGAAGTTGCCGGACAATATTTGATCAAAGGACAGGAAATTTTTGTGGAAGGAAGATTGGAATCGAGAAAATATACCGGAAAAGACGGAGTAGAAAGAAAAACTACAGATGTGGTTGTAGAGAATTTTCAATTTGGATCCAAACCGCAAGGAGCCAATCGGGGAAATTATTCTGCTCCAGCAGCTCAAAAGCCATCTGCTCCTCAAACCCAAGCTCCCAAGGAGGAGCAAATTCCGACTATCAACCTCGATGACGAACAAGGAGAAGTAAGAATTGAAGATGTGCCGTTTTAATAAATCACTAAACGACACGAAAACTATCACTAAAAATCCCGAATATTTAGGGATAATTCGGGAAAAGTTTAGCGATTGTTTCGTGACTTAATTTAATGGATAAAGTTTGTTATTTTTGCGAACAGAAAATGGATAAAATTGATTACAAGGATGTTTATTTGCTTCGCCGCTTTATGAATTCCCAAGGAAAGATTTATCCTCCGAAGAAATTTGGAATTTGCGCCAAGCATCAAAGGGCTCTTGCTAATGCCATCAAAAAAGCCAGAGTAATGGCTTTGGTGCCGTTTGTTATCAAATAATTCGCGAATTATTGCGAATAATATTCAAATGTATTCGAATACATTTGTTTATTTATTAGCAGATATTAGCATG includes:
- a CDS encoding single-stranded DNA-binding protein — translated: MNVNKVILVGRLTRDPEVRTTPSGQTVASIGLATGRTWTDKQGQKQEKTEFHNVVMWGRTAEVAGQYLIKGQEIFVEGRLESRKYTGKDGVERKTTDVVVENFQFGSKPQGANRGNYSAPAAQKPSAPQTQAPKEEQIPTINLDDEQGEVRIEDVPF
- the rpsR gene encoding 30S ribosomal protein S18, whose translation is MDKVCYFCEQKMDKIDYKDVYLLRRFMNSQGKIYPPKKFGICAKHQRALANAIKKARVMALVPFVIK